Proteins from one Neodiprion fabricii isolate iyNeoFabr1 chromosome 5, iyNeoFabr1.1, whole genome shotgun sequence genomic window:
- the LOC124183020 gene encoding uncharacterized protein LOC124183020 isoform X1 yields the protein MASKRDTALVAGSTSSNFAVDKGAGAGERGNSGVGGVVAGCGGTTGYRPPGIRGRTGVGRDAVRRSREFGYYPMDEHPAHSYRTHLFLSPPAVSSATEDSGIQIGSSNRRNSGPIIKWGAGGVGGGGVGGVGGGGGGAGNAKRKQNGNQQRDPSEPHTPAASRQVSFSAGNTAGATGTYTPLVVSANSQLTAGEPRTLATLDRDCFIIPLASLDHFLPAGVPLAPIVDRKKTGSPLSVLEVEDPKQCILAHLMTPLEPLDPLMESPLACPLVLQRDTAAELLAELAPTAAQSILLVNMERNAEFPFISYYFINKLTRNPGEFHHEAQCRALQKFDPREIKYAASHTLDVFNEVATIARPPLEPPGGRPPLATTGYIISVFKVFEGDDGLKFERNWLYWTGARMIYRYLPKSVGLRRITLHKSMSPGDKMYLLICECAQLQDNLSAAAILLPALRARLCGYTGLYRPSVCF from the exons ATGGCGTCGAAACGCGACACGGCACTTGTTGCCGGGTCAACCTCGTCG AACTTTGCGGTGGACAAGGGAGCCGGTGCTGGTGAACGTGGGAACAGTGGTGTCGGCGGGGTGGTTGCCGGATGCGGAGGAACCACCGGTTATCGACCCCCAGGGATCCGAGGTCGGACCGGCGTCGGTCGCGATGCGGTGCGAAGAAGTCGAGAGTTTGGATACTATCCGATGGACGAACACCCCGCGCACTCGTACAGGACCCATTTGTTTCTATCGCCACCAGCCGTCAGCAGCGCTACAGAAGATTCCGGTATTCAGATAGGCTCGTCGAATCGTCGGAATTCCGGACCCATTATTAAATGGGGTGCCGGTGGAGTCGGAGGTGGAGGCGTTGGAGGTGTTGGTGGCGGTGGAGGAGGAGCTGGGAATGCAAAACGAAAACAGAACGGCAACCAGCAGCGAGATCCTTCGGAGCCACATACGCCCGCGGCCTCCAGGCAG GTATCGTTTAGCGCTGGAAACACCGCAGGTGCTACCGGAACTTACACGCCGCTTGTGGTGTCCGCAAACAGTCAGCTAACCGCAGGGGAACCAAGGACCCTTGCGACCTTGGACAGGGACTGTTTCATCATTCCTTTAGCGTCTCTGGACCATTTTCTTCCTGCTGGTGTACCG CTAGCGCCGATTGTCGACCGGAAGAAGACCGGCAGCCCGTTGTCCGTCCTCGAAGTTGAAGATCCGAAACAGTGCATCCTCGCTCACCTCATGACGCCCCTCGAGCCCCTTGATCCTTTAATGGAATCCCCCCTCGCCTGCCCTCTCGTCCTGCAGCGGGACACTGCTGCAGAACTTCTAGCTGAACTCGCGCCAACGGCAGCCCAGAGTATACTTCTTGTTAATATGGAGAGAAACG CCGAGTTTCCCTTCATCTCGTACTACTTCATAAACAAACTTACGAGAAATCCGGGTGAATTTCATCACGAGGCTCAGTGCCGTGCTCTCCAGAAATTCGACCCCAGGGAGATCAAATACGCAGCCAGTCACACCTTGGATGTGTTCAACGAAGTCGCCACGATAGCTCGGCCTCCGCTTGAGCCACCTGGAGGCCGACCGCCGCTCGCTACGACTGGCTACATCATTTCTGTCTTCAAGGTTTTCGAAGGCGACGACGGCCTCAAGTTCGAACGCAATTGGCTTTATTGGACGG GAGCACGAATGATATACAGATATCTGCCAAAATCTGTCGGACTACGGCGCATCACGCTCCACAAATCGATGTCACCTGGTGACAAGATGTATCTGTTGATATGTGAATGCGCACAGCTACAAGACAACCTTTCTGCTGCTGCAATTTTGCTGCCTGCACTCCGCGCCCGTCTCTGTGGATATACGGGACTCTACAGGCCATCGGTGTGCTTTTGA
- the LOC124183020 gene encoding uncharacterized protein LOC124183020 isoform X2, which translates to MNLMFRKNFAVDKGAGAGERGNSGVGGVVAGCGGTTGYRPPGIRGRTGVGRDAVRRSREFGYYPMDEHPAHSYRTHLFLSPPAVSSATEDSGIQIGSSNRRNSGPIIKWGAGGVGGGGVGGVGGGGGGAGNAKRKQNGNQQRDPSEPHTPAASRQVSFSAGNTAGATGTYTPLVVSANSQLTAGEPRTLATLDRDCFIIPLASLDHFLPAGVPLAPIVDRKKTGSPLSVLEVEDPKQCILAHLMTPLEPLDPLMESPLACPLVLQRDTAAELLAELAPTAAQSILLVNMERNAEFPFISYYFINKLTRNPGEFHHEAQCRALQKFDPREIKYAASHTLDVFNEVATIARPPLEPPGGRPPLATTGYIISVFKVFEGDDGLKFERNWLYWTGARMIYRYLPKSVGLRRITLHKSMSPGDKMYLLICECAQLQDNLSAAAILLPALRARLCGYTGLYRPSVCF; encoded by the exons ATGAATCTTATGTTCCGGAAGAACTTTGCGGTGGACAAGGGAGCCGGTGCTGGTGAACGTGGGAACAGTGGTGTCGGCGGGGTGGTTGCCGGATGCGGAGGAACCACCGGTTATCGACCCCCAGGGATCCGAGGTCGGACCGGCGTCGGTCGCGATGCGGTGCGAAGAAGTCGAGAGTTTGGATACTATCCGATGGACGAACACCCCGCGCACTCGTACAGGACCCATTTGTTTCTATCGCCACCAGCCGTCAGCAGCGCTACAGAAGATTCCGGTATTCAGATAGGCTCGTCGAATCGTCGGAATTCCGGACCCATTATTAAATGGGGTGCCGGTGGAGTCGGAGGTGGAGGCGTTGGAGGTGTTGGTGGCGGTGGAGGAGGAGCTGGGAATGCAAAACGAAAACAGAACGGCAACCAGCAGCGAGATCCTTCGGAGCCACATACGCCCGCGGCCTCCAGGCAG GTATCGTTTAGCGCTGGAAACACCGCAGGTGCTACCGGAACTTACACGCCGCTTGTGGTGTCCGCAAACAGTCAGCTAACCGCAGGGGAACCAAGGACCCTTGCGACCTTGGACAGGGACTGTTTCATCATTCCTTTAGCGTCTCTGGACCATTTTCTTCCTGCTGGTGTACCG CTAGCGCCGATTGTCGACCGGAAGAAGACCGGCAGCCCGTTGTCCGTCCTCGAAGTTGAAGATCCGAAACAGTGCATCCTCGCTCACCTCATGACGCCCCTCGAGCCCCTTGATCCTTTAATGGAATCCCCCCTCGCCTGCCCTCTCGTCCTGCAGCGGGACACTGCTGCAGAACTTCTAGCTGAACTCGCGCCAACGGCAGCCCAGAGTATACTTCTTGTTAATATGGAGAGAAACG CCGAGTTTCCCTTCATCTCGTACTACTTCATAAACAAACTTACGAGAAATCCGGGTGAATTTCATCACGAGGCTCAGTGCCGTGCTCTCCAGAAATTCGACCCCAGGGAGATCAAATACGCAGCCAGTCACACCTTGGATGTGTTCAACGAAGTCGCCACGATAGCTCGGCCTCCGCTTGAGCCACCTGGAGGCCGACCGCCGCTCGCTACGACTGGCTACATCATTTCTGTCTTCAAGGTTTTCGAAGGCGACGACGGCCTCAAGTTCGAACGCAATTGGCTTTATTGGACGG GAGCACGAATGATATACAGATATCTGCCAAAATCTGTCGGACTACGGCGCATCACGCTCCACAAATCGATGTCACCTGGTGACAAGATGTATCTGTTGATATGTGAATGCGCACAGCTACAAGACAACCTTTCTGCTGCTGCAATTTTGCTGCCTGCACTCCGCGCCCGTCTCTGTGGATATACGGGACTCTACAGGCCATCGGTGTGCTTTTGA
- the LOC124183024 gene encoding PRA1 family protein 3, with protein sequence MERSKIVGIGNSELVIPPLRGLDDFLLESARFQIPNFKDLDKWGNRVVNNLFYYQTNYFFMSVIIFLIVGLIHPVKMLVGAVSMSVALGLFAYASCEGRAIHQTKKDYPALGIILILIGSSFLAYTVGSLLVFLIGILLPFSVTFIHASMRLRNIRNKLVNKMEELGLKRTPMSIFLEQLGYPMQTVGIPKSRIKQELHEFVADSAKGFSFKRGGYTRLSDS encoded by the exons ATGGAGCGGTCAAAGATTGTGGGTATAGGAAACTCCGAACTCGTCATTCCTCCCCTACGGGGTCTCGACGATTTCCTACTGGAATCGGCCCGGTTCCAAATACCGAATTTCAAGGATCTGGACAAATGGGGAAACCGAGTTGTCAACAATCTATTTTACTACCAAACCAACTACTTCTTTATGTCCgtcatcatttttcttattgtcGG GCTGATTCATCCTGTGAAAATGTTGGTCGGTGCTGTATCAATGAGCGTTGCTCTCGGACTGTTTGCCTATGCATCGTGCGAGGGCCGAGCCATTCACCAGACAAAAAAAGATTATCCTGCTCTGGGTATCATTTTGATTCTTATTGGAAGTAGTTTTCTTGCGTACACAGTTGGTTCCCTCCTCGTATTTCTGATCGGTATTCTTCTCCCTTTCTCGG TGACTTTTATACACGCATCGATGAGACTACGAAACATCAGGAACAAGCTAGTGAACAAGATGGAGGAATTAGGACTAAAACGCACCCCGATGAGCATATTTTTGGAACAGCTCG GATACCCTATGCAGACCGTCGGAATACCGAAGTCGAGGATCAAACAAGAGCTACATGAGTTCGTTGCCGATAGTGCGAAGGGTTTCTCATTTAAACGCGGTGGCTACACCCGTCTCTCGGATAGCTGA
- the LOC124183016 gene encoding peroxisomal multifunctional enzyme type 2-like isoform X1 — translation MPEELRFDGRVVIVTGAGAGLGRAYALLFGSRGASIVVNDLGGGRHGDGSSSSVADSVVKEIRQNGGKAVANYDSVVEGHKIVDTAIKTFGRIDIVVNNAGILRDKSFAKISDQDWDLIHNVHVKGAFKTTQAAWPYFKKQKYGRVIVTSSNSGLYGNFGQANYSAAKMGLVGFANTLAIEGNSSNIYTNVIVPTAASRLTEDILPPDFFKELKPELIAPVVAWLCHENCSENGSIIEAAVGWAGKCHLIRSAGCNLRKKMSDAVTPEDARDNWAAVTDMTKAKRCESIQEASMEVFEVLKELQENSSQQKSDAVLKHTYDFRNTILYAIGVGATTEYSSDMLYLYENHSKFAVLPTYFVLFGPNALISSSILDDVPYGIQVDPSRTLHGEQYLEILKPIPSEASVETRFKIIDVLDKGSGAVIIMQGDTIDAATGEKLATAQLSAFAIGAGGFGGKRSCPGIIPTEPAPSRKPDISKIQKTSIDQAAVYRLSGDFNPLHIDSSVSSLGGYEKPILHGLCSLGFSTRHVLDTYAHESPDFFKAIKVRFSNPVIPGQTLRTDMWRNGNRIHFETTVLENNKKVITGAYIDLKAVKMQPIQPALCSAEENLESDAVFAAIADHVKAHPDQVKKINGIFVYNITSSGQNKAQWTLDLKKAEVYKGEPKSGKSDTTLTIEDKDMVEIALGKLNPQVAFMRGKLKIKGNIMLTQKLKTLLDANRAKL, via the exons ATGCCTGAAGAACTCCGTTTTGACGGTCGCGTAGTTATAGTCACCGGTGCTGGTGCAG GTCTGGGAAGGGCTTACGCTCTTTTATTTGGATCAAGAGGTGCCAGTATTGTCGTTAATGATCTAGGAGGTGGACGACATGGAGATGGAAGTAGCAGTAGTGTTGCAGACTCTGTTGTCAAAGAAATCCGACAAAATG GTGGAAAAGCTGTTGCCAATTACGACTCTGTCGTTGAAGGTCATAAAATTGTGGATACAGCAATTAAAACTTTTGGGCGTATTGATATTGTTGTGAACAATGCTGGTATTTTGCGTGATAAATCGTTTGCTAAAATATCCGACCAAGATTGGG ACCTAATCCACAACGTTCATGTCAAAGGAGCATTCAAAACGACTCAAGCTGCTTGGCcgtattttaaaaaacaaaaatatggcCGTGTTATCGTTACGTCCAGCAATAGTGGACTTTACGGAAATTTTGGTCAAGCTAATTACAGTGCTGCCAAAATGGGGCTGGTAGGATTTGCCAATACTTTGGCTATCGAAGGAAACAGTTCTAACATCTACACCAATGTAATTGTGCCAACAGCCGCTTCTCGGCTCACGGAAGATATTCTTCCACcag ATTTTTTTAAGGAATTGAAACCTGAGCTGATTGCACCTGTTGTTGCATGGCTTTGTCATGAGAATTGTTCCGAAAATGGATCTATTATCGAAGCAGCTGTTGGCTGGGCTGGAAAGT GTCATTTAATTCGCTCGGCTGGTtgcaatttgagaaaaaagatgTCTGACGCCGTTACTCCAGAAGATGCCAGAGACAATTGGGCAGCTGTTACTGACATGACTAAAGCGAAACGCTGTGAATCTATACAA GAAGCCTCAATGGAAGTATTTGAGGTATTGAAGgagttacaagaaaattcgTCCCAACAGAAATCT gATGCAGTTCTGAAACACACCTATGATTTTCGAAACACCATTCTTTATGCTATTGGAG TCGGAGCTACAACCGAATACTCATCAGATATGCTTTATTTGTACGAGAATCACAGTAAATTTGCTGTTCTGCCGACTTACTTTGTTCTCTTTGGACCCAATGCGCTCATTTCTTCATCGATACTTGACGATGTACCATATGGAATACAAGTAGATCCTTCCAGG ACACTGCATGGGGAACAATATCTCGAAATTCTAAAACCCATACCGTCAGAAGCGAGTGTGGAAACGCGCTTCAAGATTATTGATGTTCTCGATAAAGGATCAGGAGCTGTTATAATAATGCAAG gtGATACCATAGATGCTGCGACTGGTGAAAAATTGGCCACTGCGCAACTCTCTGCATTTGCCATTGGTGCAGGTGGTTTCGGAGGAAAGAGAAGTTGTCCCGGTATCATTCCGACCGAACCTGCCCCCAGCAGGAAAccagatatttcaaaaatccaaaaaactTCTATTGATCAA gcAGCTGTGTATCGTTTGAGTGGGGACTTTAATCCTCTCCACATAGATTCGTCGGTTTCTTCTCTTGGCGGGTATGAAAAACCAATTCTACACGGTTTGTGCTCTCTTGGATTCTCCACACGTCATGTTCTCGATACCTACGCTCACGAAAGTCCAGATTTCTTCAAAGCAATTAAG GTTCGATTTTCTAACCCAGTCATTCCTGGGCAAACATTGCGCACTGACATGTGGAGGAATGGTAATCGAATACATTTCGAAACAACGGTTTTGGAAAACAACAAGAAAGTTATTACAG GTGCTTATATTGATCTGAAAGCTGTAAAAATGCAGCCTATTCAACCCGCATTGTGTTCAGCCGAAGAAAATTTAGAATCTGATGCAGTTTTTGCAGCTATTGCTGATCATGTCAAAGCGCATCCAgatcaagtaaaaaaaataaatggtatatttgtatacaatATTACAAGTTCTGGGCAAAATAAGGCACAATGGA CCCTTGATTTAAAGAAAGCTGAAGTTTATAAAGGAGAACCGAAATCTGGAAAGTCTGATACAACTTTAACCATTGAAGATAAAGATATGGTTGAAATT GCACTTGGTAAATTGAATCCACAAGTGGCTTTCATGCGTGGTAAATTGAAGATTAAGGGAAACATCATGTTAACACAAAAGTTGAAGACACTGCTCGACGCTAACAGAGCTAAGCTATAG
- the LOC124183016 gene encoding peroxisomal multifunctional enzyme type 2-like isoform X2, protein MQPIQPALCSAEENLESDAVFAAIADHVKAHPDQVKKINGIFVYNITSSGQNKAQWTLDLKKAEVYKGEPKSGKSDTTLTIEDKDMVEIALGKLNPQVAFMRGKLKIKGNIMLTQKLKTLLDANRAKL, encoded by the exons ATGCAGCCTATTCAACCCGCATTGTGTTCAGCCGAAGAAAATTTAGAATCTGATGCAGTTTTTGCAGCTATTGCTGATCATGTCAAAGCGCATCCAgatcaagtaaaaaaaataaatggtatatttgtatacaatATTACAAGTTCTGGGCAAAATAAGGCACAATGGA CCCTTGATTTAAAGAAAGCTGAAGTTTATAAAGGAGAACCGAAATCTGGAAAGTCTGATACAACTTTAACCATTGAAGATAAAGATATGGTTGAAATT GCACTTGGTAAATTGAATCCACAAGTGGCTTTCATGCGTGGTAAATTGAAGATTAAGGGAAACATCATGTTAACACAAAAGTTGAAGACACTGCTCGACGCTAACAGAGCTAAGCTATAG
- the LOC124183017 gene encoding Bardet-Biedl syndrome 1 protein homolog isoform X1 has translation MTALSDDRPAATGLGGSRWLEAVWEPEARLYVLSGGLEILDVCGEGDPRLVCADLGTATTNSAKIRVYKGGDLISQHNLGDSPSGLVGFYSENGEHGSGALAVAAGSSVYVYKNMRPYFKYCLPPMEAHAEEREKSLFRLQIWHRAGLEDDPNILVLTEDLETLLKEHGASVLSPRTLKLLGMESNLRPSFVEQYRRLPLTRPGVTTTIATIRKDSWNNVASSYLLIGTESGQILVLDTRAFTVIDRLQLGWSPVALVGTGLWAKESRVIAVGRDGKLGAVKRGSASKLWSKLPAPAVSLSILPGEGAAVAVMDGSLWGFSKKGARLWKIQLPNIPLDLVGLPVPQRGLSLLAVSVARFGVRIYDGKHHVDTINTMEAVSAMKYGRMGQEERAMTMVTVGGGLNVRILKRTADFSTYVAPEMLPNFGSRFTIPKKTRLFVEQTIRERSEAVKIHDTFHRGLARLRLHTAKKAVDELTTNQDSGPSPVIIDASVLGLGPDYMIKICVTNVSDALSDTGLFIVCRGENADVKPRVLNLPLLPSTVPIPVIVKASPRSMISGKVKILCCKKGRVKPVALTSIILPAVEEEIQA, from the exons ATGACTGCCCTTAG CGACGATCGACCAGCTGCAACTGGTTTGGGGGGAAGTCGATGGCTGGAAGCTGTATGGGAGCCTGAAGCTCGTCTATACGTTTTATCAGGAGGTCTCGAAATACTCGATGTCTGCGGAGAAGGAGACCCAAGATTAGTTTGCGCGGATTTGGGAACAGCAACTACTAACTCGGCCAAG ATCCGAGTTTACAAGGGTGGCGATCTGATAAGTCAACACAATCTTGGAGACTCTCCATCTGGTCTCGTCGGATTTTACTCTGAGAATGGAGAACACGGATCTGGTGCATTGGCCGTTGCCGCTGGCTCGAGCGTTTACGTTTATAAAAACATGAGGCCCTATTTCAAATACTGTTTACCTCCGATGGAGGCTCATGCAGAGGAAAGAGAA AAGTCACTTTTTCGTTTACAGATTTGGCACAGGGCTGGATTAGAAGATGATCCGAACATACTGGTACTGACAGAGGACTTGGAAACGTTATTAAAAGAGCATGGCGCGTCTGTATTGTCACCAAGAACTTTGAAACTTCTAGGAATGGAATCTAATCTCAGACCAAGTTTCGTGGAACAGTATCGTAGACTTCCTTTGACAAGACCTGGTGTCACTACAACTATTGCAACAATCCGTAAAGACTCTTGGAACAACGTAGCCAGTAGTTATCTTCTGATCGGTACAGAATCTGGTCAAATTTTAGTTCTAGACACAAG AGCATTTACAGTTATTGATAGACTCCAGTTGGGATGGTCCCCAGTTGCGTTAGTAGGCACGGGACTTTGGGCCAAGGAGAGTCGAGTCATTGCCGTAGGAAGAGACGGAAAGTTGGGTGCAGTCAAAAGAGGCTCTGCCTCAAAACTGTGGTCCAAATTACCAGCGCCGGCAGTTTCGTTGTCAATTTTGCCAGGAGAAGGTGCCGCCGTGGCTGTGATGGATGGAAGCCTCTGGGGTTTTTCGAAAAAG GGTGCTCGATTGTGGAAAATCCAACTGCCAAATATTCCTTTGGACTTGGTAGGGCTCCCGGTGCCGCAACGAGGACTTTCGCTGCTTGCTGTAAGCGTGGCTAGATTTGGAGTTAGGATTTATGATGGGAAACACCACGTCGACACCATAAATACAATGGAAGCCGTATCCGCTATGAAG TACGGTAGAATGGGACAAGAAGAACGTGCAATGACTATGGTAACAGTTGGCGGTGGTTTGAACGTCCGCATACTAAAAAGGACCGCGGATTTCAGCACATATGTTGCACCGGAAATGCTGCCGAACTTTGGAAGCCGTTTCACAATACCAAAAAAGACGAGATTATTTGTCGAACAAACGATCAGAGAGAGATCAGAGGCTGTTAAGATTCATGATACGTTTCACCGAGGGTTAGCAAGACTCAGATTACACACGGCTAAAAAAGCTGTCGACGAACTTACTACGAATCAAGATTCTGGACCTAGTCCAGTCATCATCGATGCCAGTGTTCTCGGGTTGGGACCAGACTACATGATCAAAATTTGCGTTACTAACGTTTCTGATGCTCTGTCCGATACGGGGTTGTTCATTGTATGCCGTGGCGAAAATGCCGATGTGAAACCAAGGGTTCTTAATCTACCGCTACTTCCAAGTACGGTTCCTATACCCGTGATAGTCAAAGCAAGCCCACGAAGCATGATATCTGGAAAAGTGAAGATACTTTGCTGCAAAAAGGGTAGAGTAAAACCTGTAGCATTAACGAGCATTATACTGCCGGcagttgaagaagaaattcaggcttaa
- the LOC124183017 gene encoding Bardet-Biedl syndrome 1 protein homolog isoform X2 codes for MTALSDDRPAATGLGGSRWLEAVWEPEARLYVLSGGLEILDVCGEGDPRLVCADLGTATTNSAKIRVYKGGDLISQHNLGDSPSGLVGFYSENGEHGSGALAVAAGSSVYVYKNMRPYFKYCLPPMEAHAEEREIWHRAGLEDDPNILVLTEDLETLLKEHGASVLSPRTLKLLGMESNLRPSFVEQYRRLPLTRPGVTTTIATIRKDSWNNVASSYLLIGTESGQILVLDTRAFTVIDRLQLGWSPVALVGTGLWAKESRVIAVGRDGKLGAVKRGSASKLWSKLPAPAVSLSILPGEGAAVAVMDGSLWGFSKKGARLWKIQLPNIPLDLVGLPVPQRGLSLLAVSVARFGVRIYDGKHHVDTINTMEAVSAMKYGRMGQEERAMTMVTVGGGLNVRILKRTADFSTYVAPEMLPNFGSRFTIPKKTRLFVEQTIRERSEAVKIHDTFHRGLARLRLHTAKKAVDELTTNQDSGPSPVIIDASVLGLGPDYMIKICVTNVSDALSDTGLFIVCRGENADVKPRVLNLPLLPSTVPIPVIVKASPRSMISGKVKILCCKKGRVKPVALTSIILPAVEEEIQA; via the exons ATGACTGCCCTTAG CGACGATCGACCAGCTGCAACTGGTTTGGGGGGAAGTCGATGGCTGGAAGCTGTATGGGAGCCTGAAGCTCGTCTATACGTTTTATCAGGAGGTCTCGAAATACTCGATGTCTGCGGAGAAGGAGACCCAAGATTAGTTTGCGCGGATTTGGGAACAGCAACTACTAACTCGGCCAAG ATCCGAGTTTACAAGGGTGGCGATCTGATAAGTCAACACAATCTTGGAGACTCTCCATCTGGTCTCGTCGGATTTTACTCTGAGAATGGAGAACACGGATCTGGTGCATTGGCCGTTGCCGCTGGCTCGAGCGTTTACGTTTATAAAAACATGAGGCCCTATTTCAAATACTGTTTACCTCCGATGGAGGCTCATGCAGAGGAAAGAGAA ATTTGGCACAGGGCTGGATTAGAAGATGATCCGAACATACTGGTACTGACAGAGGACTTGGAAACGTTATTAAAAGAGCATGGCGCGTCTGTATTGTCACCAAGAACTTTGAAACTTCTAGGAATGGAATCTAATCTCAGACCAAGTTTCGTGGAACAGTATCGTAGACTTCCTTTGACAAGACCTGGTGTCACTACAACTATTGCAACAATCCGTAAAGACTCTTGGAACAACGTAGCCAGTAGTTATCTTCTGATCGGTACAGAATCTGGTCAAATTTTAGTTCTAGACACAAG AGCATTTACAGTTATTGATAGACTCCAGTTGGGATGGTCCCCAGTTGCGTTAGTAGGCACGGGACTTTGGGCCAAGGAGAGTCGAGTCATTGCCGTAGGAAGAGACGGAAAGTTGGGTGCAGTCAAAAGAGGCTCTGCCTCAAAACTGTGGTCCAAATTACCAGCGCCGGCAGTTTCGTTGTCAATTTTGCCAGGAGAAGGTGCCGCCGTGGCTGTGATGGATGGAAGCCTCTGGGGTTTTTCGAAAAAG GGTGCTCGATTGTGGAAAATCCAACTGCCAAATATTCCTTTGGACTTGGTAGGGCTCCCGGTGCCGCAACGAGGACTTTCGCTGCTTGCTGTAAGCGTGGCTAGATTTGGAGTTAGGATTTATGATGGGAAACACCACGTCGACACCATAAATACAATGGAAGCCGTATCCGCTATGAAG TACGGTAGAATGGGACAAGAAGAACGTGCAATGACTATGGTAACAGTTGGCGGTGGTTTGAACGTCCGCATACTAAAAAGGACCGCGGATTTCAGCACATATGTTGCACCGGAAATGCTGCCGAACTTTGGAAGCCGTTTCACAATACCAAAAAAGACGAGATTATTTGTCGAACAAACGATCAGAGAGAGATCAGAGGCTGTTAAGATTCATGATACGTTTCACCGAGGGTTAGCAAGACTCAGATTACACACGGCTAAAAAAGCTGTCGACGAACTTACTACGAATCAAGATTCTGGACCTAGTCCAGTCATCATCGATGCCAGTGTTCTCGGGTTGGGACCAGACTACATGATCAAAATTTGCGTTACTAACGTTTCTGATGCTCTGTCCGATACGGGGTTGTTCATTGTATGCCGTGGCGAAAATGCCGATGTGAAACCAAGGGTTCTTAATCTACCGCTACTTCCAAGTACGGTTCCTATACCCGTGATAGTCAAAGCAAGCCCACGAAGCATGATATCTGGAAAAGTGAAGATACTTTGCTGCAAAAAGGGTAGAGTAAAACCTGTAGCATTAACGAGCATTATACTGCCGGcagttgaagaagaaattcaggcttaa